A region of Massilia sp. WG5 DNA encodes the following proteins:
- a CDS encoding haloacid dehalogenase type II produces the protein MTCRLQQVGFLGFDVFGTVVDWRSGVARAAALFLERYDIELDPFAFANAWRALYQPSMEKVRSGERPWVRLDVLQRENLERLLASHGVAVDDIPEQDLADLTRAWERLDPWPDSVAGLTRLKRRFAIAPISNGHIAGMLCLARFGGLPWDAILGAEIARNYKPQPATYLASLDAAGFAPGQAAMVAAHNGDLRAARALGMRTVFVCRPHEYGPDQDTDLRAEDDWDVVAASLTEVADILGCA, from the coding sequence ATGACGTGCAGGCTCCAGCAGGTCGGCTTCCTCGGCTTCGACGTGTTCGGCACCGTCGTCGACTGGCGCTCGGGCGTGGCGCGCGCGGCCGCGCTTTTCCTGGAGCGCTACGACATCGAACTCGATCCCTTCGCCTTCGCCAACGCCTGGCGCGCGCTGTACCAGCCGTCGATGGAAAAGGTGCGTTCGGGCGAGCGGCCCTGGGTCCGACTCGACGTGCTGCAGCGCGAGAACCTCGAACGCCTGCTTGCCTCGCACGGCGTGGCGGTGGACGACATTCCCGAGCAGGACCTGGCGGACCTGACGCGCGCCTGGGAAAGGCTGGATCCCTGGCCCGATTCCGTGGCGGGGCTGACGCGCCTGAAGCGCCGCTTCGCCATCGCGCCGATCTCGAACGGGCATATCGCGGGCATGCTGTGTCTGGCCCGCTTCGGCGGCCTGCCCTGGGACGCGATACTGGGCGCGGAAATCGCGCGCAACTACAAGCCGCAGCCGGCCACCTACCTGGCGTCGCTGGACGCGGCCGGCTTCGCGCCCGGACAGGCGGCAATGGTCGCCGCGCACAATGGCGACCTGCGCGCCGCCCGGGCCCTGGGCATGCGCACCGTGTTCGTATGCCGGCCGCATGAATACGGGCCGGACCAGGACACGGACCTGCGTGCCGAAGACGACTGGGACGTGGTGGCGGCGTCGCTGACCGAGGT